Sequence from the uncultured Flavobacterium sp. genome:
CAATAAATTATCAATAATCAGAGGATGAGATTGCTTCGTTCCTCGCAATGACTCAAAAATGACTTTAGACGCCACCGACAAAAAACTCTTGGTTCTATTACAAACCGACAGTAAAAAAACAACCAAAGAATTGTCTTTAAAACTCAATCTTTCGGTAACCGCCGTTTACGAAAGAATCAAAAAGTTAGAGCGCGAAGGAATAATCAAAAACTACGTAGCTTTAGTCGACAAATCAAAAATGGAAAAGGGATTTGTAGTTTTCTGTCATCTAAAACTCATTCAGCACACCAAAGAATTCCTAACCAAATTCGAAAGCGAAGTCATCAAACTCAATGAAGTTTTAGAATGTCATCACGTAAGCGGCGATTACGATTATATCTTAAAAGTTCTCGTAAAAGATATGGAAGCTTACCGCGAATTTCTAGTAACCAAACTCACAACATTACAGCATATTGGCAGCACACAAAGTATGTTTATGATTAGTGAAGTGAAGAATTCGACGGTTATTTTTTAGAGGTACTTAGGTTCTGAGTTGCTAAGGTTCTGAGGTTTTAGGGGCAAAGGTTTTAGGAACAAAGGTTCAGAGGTTCAAAGGGACAAAGGTTTTCCGTAGAGACGCACAGCAGTGCGTCTAAAACTGGATGAATATCTAAGATTCTAAATTTCTACATCTTCAAGATTTTATAAGAATTAAAAAATTCTGCGTTATCTGCTAAATCTGCGAGAAAAACTTTTTATAATTCCAGAA
This genomic interval carries:
- a CDS encoding Lrp/AsnC family transcriptional regulator — encoded protein: MTLDATDKKLLVLLQTDSKKTTKELSLKLNLSVTAVYERIKKLEREGIIKNYVALVDKSKMEKGFVVFCHLKLIQHTKEFLTKFESEVIKLNEVLECHHVSGDYDYILKVLVKDMEAYREFLVTKLTTLQHIGSTQSMFMISEVKNSTVIF